The following are encoded in a window of Athene noctua chromosome 29, bAthNoc1.hap1.1, whole genome shotgun sequence genomic DNA:
- the LOC141971420 gene encoding coiled-coil domain-containing protein 183-like encodes MDATRAAGLKGRGRSTSSVPGRKAKLSQHARDLRTVIALQGAAPWAARGRDGAGGGLSVPPSSCVVPTAPSCPAEQEREAFTWSCGEELQQKSERLPRLCEAVQDVRAPSGAQKVTQEKLRAEIHARVNTCNLLLDQVRQRRRARDELQRRLQRLQAVEKEDKQQQAQLQAIRQLENSIEKMLLKVQAAQKVTALYVEVRDALRKELDHLPMHLDLLCGTAERYHRELEDAELVAADARRAAAVTKGDVEKLKTQMRADREFWCRSEAAQKLQLKEFLKRHLREQARHKLAVDLSKLQLQDPLAGTQLEDTKSQEEYKAWVTKKVEEAKAAVPCSHVWDMAGRFLEQQKASADLERYLQQCKEKQQALKETLHQLELKHDELKRRQPPNTLSCMDVNVSGCRKLEEELRRELQREEARREQMRTQMLKEEDLLLQFDHAVNNLAVLLRGITVPGQDAFVQAWSTQEKLQHCRQKLQYLVQRTASLPPESHSLNEDNATFVKVRNLLEQTMAQAPRSLKISLEDTKGRRAQRGHVPQRLSQPLPTGSSERPRLSPTVPADPDPGAASRPWV; translated from the exons ATGGATGCCACACGCGCGGcggggctgaagggccgaggcAGGAGCACCAGCTCCGTGCCGGGCCGGAAGGCAAAGCTCAGCCAGCACGCCCGGGATCTGCGCACCGTCATCGCCTTGCAAGGTGCTGCCCCTTGGGCTgcgcggggacgggacggggcgggcggggggctctcGGTCCCCCCATCGTCCTGCGTGGTCCCAACAGCACCTTCGTgtcctgcagagcaagagagggaGGCTTTCACGTGGTCCTGCGGGGAAGAGCTCCAGCAGAAGAGCGAGCGGCTGCCCCGCCTGTGTGAGGCGGTGCAGGACGTCCGTGCCCCGAGCGGCGCCCAGAAG GTGACCCAGGAGAAGCTCCGGGCTGAAATCCATGCGCGGGTGAACACCTGTAACTTGCTGCTGGACCAGGTGAGGCAGCGGAGACGAGCCCGGGACGAGCTGCAGAGGCGGCTGCAGcgcctgcaggctgtggagaaggaggacaagcagcagcaggcgcAGCTGCAG gccaTTCGCCAGCTGGAGAACAGCATCGAGAAGATGCTCTTGAAAGTTCAGGCTGCACAGAAGGTGACAGCCCTGTACGTGGAGGTGCGGGATGCCCTGCGGAAG gagcTGGACCACCTGCCTATGCACCTGGACCTCCTGTGTGGGACGGCTGAACGCTACCATAGGGAGCTGGAAGATGCAGAGCTCGTGGCTGCAGATGCCCGCAGAGCGGCTGCTGTAACCAAG GGCGACGTGGAGAAGTTAAAAACCCAGATGCGGGCGGACAGAGAGTTCTGGTGCCGCTCCGAGGCCGCGCAGAAGCTGCAGCTCAAGGAATTCTTAAAAAGGCATCTGAgagag CAAGCCAGGCACAAGCTCGCCGTGGACTTGTCgaaactgcagctgcaggaccCTCTTGCGG GAACCCAACTGGAGGACACCAAGTCCCAGGAGGAGTACAAGGCCTGGGTCACCAAAAAGGTGGAGGAGGCCAAGGCTGCGGTGCCGTGCTCCCACGTCTGG GACATGGCTGGCAggttcctggagcagcagaaggccTCGGCGGACCTGGAGCGGTATCTCCAGCAgtgcaaggagaagcagcaggcgcTGAAGGAGACGCTgcaccagctggagctgaagcacGATGAGCTGAAGCGTCgccagccccccaacaccctcag TTGTATGGATGTGAATGTGTCTGGctgcaggaagctggaggaggagctgaggagggagctgcagcgggAGGAGGCTCGGCGGGAGCAGATGCGAACccagatgctgaaggaggaggatcTGCTGCTCCAGTTTGACCACGCTGTCAACAACCTGGCCGTCCTGCTGCGTGGCATCACGGTGCCCGGCCAG GACGCTTTTGTCCAGGCCTGGAGTACGCAGGAGAAGCTCCAGCACTGTAGGCAGAAGCTGCAGTACCTGGTGCAGCGCACGGCCAGCCTGCCCCCCGAGAGCCACAGCCTCAACGAGGACAATGCG ACTTTTGTCAAGGTCCGAAATCTCCTGGAGCAGACGATGGCACAGGCTCCCCGGAGCCTGAAGATTTCCTTGGAGGACACCAAGGGTAGGAGAGCACAGCGGGGACACGTCCCccagcgcctgtcccagcccctgcccacaggcagttCTGAGCGTCCTCGCCtgtctcccactgtcccagcagaccccgacccaggagctgcctccagaccttgggtctga